The following proteins are encoded in a genomic region of Ornithodoros turicata isolate Travis chromosome 6, ASM3712646v1, whole genome shotgun sequence:
- the LOC135396903 gene encoding U5 small nuclear ribonucleoprotein 40 kDa protein-like, translated as MAGYGFYPMPDHSGALVPVKRPRNELTAHADQNKRLKLAELGRTSSLEAPIMLLTGHLGEIYCGKFHPDGTYLSTCGFDRQIFFWNTLGECENFAVLSGHTGAILDMHFSTDGGLIFTASTDKSLGIWDTNVGVRIKRLRGHNSYVNCCHPARRGPQLVCSGSDDSTIKLWDSRKRTPVHSFQENYQITAVTFNDTAEQIMSGGIDNQIKVWDMRKNAVLYKMAGHTDTVTGLCLSPDGSYVLSNSMDNTLRIWDVRPFAPQERCVKILQGHQHNFEKNLLRCSWSPDGSQVAAGSADRFVHVWDTTSRRVIYKLPGHNGSVNDVQFHPKEPIILSVSSDKQVYLGEIEK; from the exons ATGGCAGGTTACGGTTTTTATCCCATGCCGGACCACAGTGGGGCCCTGGTACCCGTTAAAAGACCCAGGAATGAACTTACTGCACACGCTGATCAAAACAAACGTCTTAAGCTAGCG GAACTCGGACGCACATCAAGCCTTGAAGCCCCGATCATGTTGCTGACAGGGCACCTGGGCGAAATATACTGCGGCAAGTTTCATCCAGACGGCACGTACCTTTCAACGTGCGGGTTTGACCGGCAAATTT TTTTTTGGAACACCCTTGGCGAATGTGAAAATTTTGCTGTGTTGAGCGGTCACACGGGAGCAATTCTAGACATGCATTTTTCAACTGATGGCGG TTTGATATTCACGGCTTCCACGGACAAATCCCTTGGCATCTGGGACACTAACGTAGGCGTGCGTATCAAGCGACTTCGGGGTCACAACTCCTACGTCAACTGCTGCCATCCAGCACGACGTGGACCACAACTCGTGTGCAGTGGTAGTGACGACAGCACGATTAAG CTCTGGGACTCTCGTAAACGAACGCCAGTTCACAGCTTCCAAGAAAACTACCAGATCACGGCGGTAACCTTTAACGACACTGCGGAGCAGATCATGTCCGGAGGCATCGACAACCAGATAAAG GTATGGGACATGCGCAAAAATGCAGTGCTCTACAAAATGGCCGGCCATACCGACACTGTTACTGGGCTGTGCCTCAGTCCGGATGGCTCCTACGTGCTTTCAAACTCCATGGACAACACAC TAAGAATATGGGATGTACGTCCGTTTGCACCTCAGGAGCGATGTGTCAAGATCCTGCAGGGGCATCAGCACAATTTTGAAAAG AATCTCCTGAGGTGTTCATGGAGCCCTGATGGAAGCCAGGTGGCCGCTGGGTCGGCTGACCGCTTTGTTCACGTTTGGGACACAACGTCCCGACGGGTTATCTACAAATTACCCGGGCACAATGGCTCAGTAAATGATGTCCAGTTTCACCCAAAAGAACCCATTA TACTCTCAGTGTCTAGCGACAAGCAAGTGTACCTCGGAGAAATCGAGAAGTGA
- the LOC135396902 gene encoding probable cysteine--tRNA ligase, mitochondrial, protein MTSALTCHSRSSKRLIAYCWSTPRYSSAWRCPQGYDTGIKVYNTVVRKKVPLMVQTDGVIKWYACGPTVYDVAHVGHGCSYVRFDIIRRILEKFYNINVVMVMGITNVDDKIINRAREAGLPTDTIAKQYENEFLADMNRLRVLPPTMYMRVTENLDSITQFCATLKDKGMAYTADDCSMYFDVAKYPQYGMFRTECPEEQAQQSESKRDPRDFAVWKGAKPGEPKWLTPWGPGRPGWHIECSAMASQVFGSSVDIHTGGKDLMFPHHENEEAQSCSYHGVSQWVNYWLHAGHVQVKTDGKVEKMSKSLGNFIPMRQFLRDHSVNQFRIFCLRSPYQKDIELTPKTLDEARSTLRKMHDFVADAEAYVEGHLLCETPSEPDILERLAQLRKEVKLSLGDDFNYPKAISGVVKFINYLNQTLQLKPSSSTGARSPGAIAISMNYVLKLMEDLGVELTTKQSLQRSPYVSDSVLAGVLDDIVDFRNKVRLQALTGKQRVSEQQSPQDKHSPAAQETTSGYPVHPDRPPEDKEGDGSGWTAVPNAATKSPPQRKTRDPMIAACDVLRDRMFTAGIQIKDRGHASSWSFMEETSLEAKKEKLRSMDSFDPQYVPKSKGKR, encoded by the coding sequence ATGACATCCGCTTTAACGTGCCATTCACGATCATCAAAGCGCCTAATCGCTTACTGTTGGTCAACGCCAAGATATTCCTCGGCATGGAGGTGCCCGCAAGGGTATGACACAGGCATCAAAGTGTACAACACCGTGGTTCGCAAGAAAGTCCCGCTTATGGTGCAGACGGATGGCGTAATCAAGTGGTACGCGTGTGGCCCCACTGTGTACGATGTGGCGCACGTCGGTCATGGCTGTTCGTACGTACGTTTCGACATCATCCGCAGAATTCTCGAGAAATTCTACAATATTAACGTCGTCATGGTCATGGGAATCACCAACGTCGACGACAAGATAATTAACCGAGCGAGAGAAGCCGGACTGCCCACTGACACGATCGCGAAACAATACGAGAACGAATTTCTTGCAGACATGAATAGATTAAGAGTTTTGCCACCGACAATGTACATGCGGGTCACGGAAAACCTAGACAGCATAACGCAGTTCTGCGCTACGTTGAAAGACAAAGGAATGGCATACACCGCGGACGATTGCTCCATGTACTTCGACGTTGCAAAGTACCCGCAGTATGGAATGTTCCGCACAGAGTGCCCAGAGGAACAGGCACAGCAGAGCGAGTCAAAGAGGGACCCCAGAGACTTTGCTGTTTGGAAAGGGGCAAAGCCCGGGGAGCCAAAGTGGTTGACGCCTTGGGGTCCGGGGAGGCCAGGCTGGCACATCGAGTGTTCAGCCATGGCGAGCCAGGTGTTCGGCAGCTCTGTCGATATCCACACGGGTGGGAAAGACCTAATGTTTCCACACCATGAGAATGAAGAGGCACAAAGTTGCAGCTATCATGGCGTATCACAGTGGGTTAACTATTGGCTGCATGCGGGTCACGTGCAGGTCAAGACGGATGGAAAGGTAGAAAAAATGTCCAAATCGCTGGGAAATTTTATCCCCATGAGGCAGTTCCTACGGGATCACTCTGTGAACCAATTCCGAATATTCTGCCTACGCTCTCCGTACCAGAAAGATATCGAGCTGACCCCAAAAACTCTCGATGAAGCCAGGTCCACTTTGAGGAAGATGCACGACTTTGTAGCAGATGCGGAGGCTTACGTCGAAGGACATCTACTGTGCGAGACGCCGTCCGAACCAGACATACTGGAGAGGCTGGCACAGCTACGAAAAGAGGTGAAACTGTCCCTCGGGGACGACTTCAACTATCCGAAAGCAATTTCTGGAGTCGTAAAATTCATAAACTACTTAAACCAGACCCTACAGTTAAAGCCGAGTTCCAGCACCGGAGCGAGAAGCCCCGGCGCAATCGCAATCTCGATGAACTACGTCCTGAAACTGATGGAGGACTTGGGCGTGGAGCTCACGACCAAACAGAGCTTACAAAGATCCCCTTACGTGTCCGACAGCGTCTTGGCGGGCGTTCTCGACGACATTGTAGACTTCCGAAATAAAGTTCGCCTTCAAGCCCTAACAGGGAAACAAAGGGTATCTGAACAGCAAAGTCCACAGGACAAACACAGCCCCGCAGCTCAAGAAACCACATCTGGCTACCCAGTACATCCAGATCGCCCTCCGGAAGACAAAGAAGGCGACGGATCTGGTTGGACCGCAGTGCCGAACGCCGCAACGAAGAGTCCACCTCAGAGGAAGACGCGTGATCCTATGATCGCAGCGTGTGATGTTCTGAGGGACAGGATGTTCACTGCAGGCATTCAGATCAAAGACCGTGGCCACGCATCGAGTTGGAGTTTCATGGAAGAGACTTCGCTCGAGGCCAAGAAGGAGAAATTGCGTAGTATGGACTCGTTTGATCCGCAGTACGTGCCGAAGAGCAAGGGGAAGCGATAG